The following are from one region of the Sandaracinus amylolyticus genome:
- a CDS encoding response regulator, with amino-acid sequence MADFSCLVVEDSPMMRQLLVFALARVKRVAVTEAEDGVDALRKLASNRYDLILTDINMPIMDGLKLVKRIRSDAQHANVPIIIITTEGSTEDRQRAMALGANAYITKPIQAPQVIQKVKELLKLE; translated from the coding sequence ATGGCTGATTTCTCGTGTCTCGTCGTCGAGGACTCGCCCATGATGAGGCAGCTCCTCGTCTTCGCGCTGGCCCGCGTGAAGCGCGTCGCCGTGACGGAGGCGGAGGACGGCGTCGATGCGCTCCGGAAGCTCGCGTCGAACCGCTACGACCTGATCCTGACGGACATCAACATGCCGATCATGGACGGGCTCAAGCTGGTGAAGCGGATCCGCTCGGACGCGCAGCACGCGAACGTGCCGATCATCATCATCACGACCGAGGGCTCGACCGAGGACCGGCAGCGCGCGATGGCGTTGGGAGCGAACGCCTACATCACGAAGCCAATCCAAGCGCCGCAGGTGATCCAGAAGGTCAAAGAGCTGCTCAAGCTCGAGTGA
- a CDS encoding CheR family methyltransferase, whose translation MSILFDSGPKLRIEEFRLLRDLVNRYSGMHFDDASMFVFERRLRDRLRALDLPDFTAYYHHLRYHPSAQAELEDAVEALVTNETYFFREEYQLRAFRNDLLPAIHEQALARGTKRIMLWSAGCSTGEEVYTLAILVARSGLFDGWDVRVFGNDISRRVLATARRAVYPPSSFRAMPPEYAEFFVEEEGGMRVIPRIRAMCQFGHLNLLDGDKTTLLGRVDAIFCRNVLIYFDTTSRKKVIDTFYERLHPGGHLLLGHSESLLHVSTAFELAHLSSDMVYRRPLESARARREGGDR comes from the coding sequence GTGTCGATCCTCTTCGACAGCGGCCCGAAGCTCCGGATCGAGGAGTTCCGACTCCTCCGCGATCTCGTGAACCGCTACTCGGGGATGCACTTCGACGACGCGTCGATGTTCGTCTTCGAGCGTCGTCTGCGCGATCGCCTCCGCGCGCTCGATCTCCCCGACTTCACCGCGTACTACCACCACCTCCGCTACCACCCGAGCGCGCAGGCGGAGCTGGAGGACGCGGTCGAGGCGCTCGTCACGAACGAGACCTACTTCTTCCGCGAGGAGTACCAGCTCCGCGCGTTCCGCAACGATCTGCTCCCCGCGATCCACGAGCAGGCGCTCGCGCGCGGCACCAAGCGCATCATGCTCTGGAGCGCGGGCTGCTCGACCGGCGAAGAGGTCTACACGCTCGCGATCCTCGTCGCGCGCAGCGGGCTCTTCGACGGGTGGGACGTGCGCGTGTTCGGCAACGACATCTCGCGCCGCGTGCTCGCGACCGCGCGCCGCGCCGTCTATCCGCCCTCGAGCTTCCGCGCGATGCCGCCGGAGTACGCCGAGTTCTTCGTCGAGGAAGAGGGCGGCATGCGCGTCATCCCGCGCATCCGCGCGATGTGCCAGTTCGGACACCTCAACCTGCTCGACGGCGACAAGACGACGTTGCTCGGTCGCGTCGACGCGATCTTCTGCAGGAACGTGCTCATCTACTTCGACACGACCTCGCGCAAGAAGGTGATCGACACCTTCTACGAGAGGCTCCATCCCGGAGGTCATCTGCTGCTCGGCCACAGCGAGTCGCTGCTCCACGTCTCGACCGCGTTCGAGCTCGCGCACCTGAGCTCCGACATGGTCTATCGCCGCCCGCTCGAGAGCGCGCGGGCGCGTCGAGAAGGAGGCGATCGATGA
- a CDS encoding chemotaxis protein CheW, which translates to MSNGPLVKQQGSMMPANLRGPRTDRIRSASTAENITEFLVFTLGTARMGLPLESVQEILKLVAITEVPRASHEVLGILSVRGRITTVLDLRRRLGQPSVEPTRHTRILLVAGSDETLGLVVDTVLHVVRLREDEIEASSVVAADLPEHVLGLGRPRRRDAVRGVVGASETKGDSGEAEVIVLLDPDPLLRR; encoded by the coding sequence ATGAGCAACGGGCCGCTGGTGAAGCAGCAGGGCTCGATGATGCCCGCGAACCTGCGCGGGCCGCGCACCGATCGCATCCGCAGCGCGAGCACCGCGGAGAACATCACCGAGTTCCTCGTGTTCACGCTCGGGACCGCGCGGATGGGGCTGCCGCTCGAGAGCGTGCAGGAGATCCTCAAGCTGGTCGCGATCACCGAGGTGCCGCGCGCGTCGCACGAGGTGCTCGGGATCCTGTCGGTGCGCGGTCGCATCACGACGGTGCTCGATCTGCGGCGACGGCTCGGTCAGCCCTCGGTCGAGCCGACGCGCCACACGCGCATCCTGCTGGTCGCGGGATCGGACGAGACGCTCGGGCTCGTCGTCGACACGGTGCTGCACGTGGTGCGGCTCCGCGAGGACGAGATCGAGGCGTCGAGCGTGGTCGCGGCGGATCTGCCCGAGCACGTGCTGGGGCTCGGACGGCCGCGTCGTCGCGACGCGGTGCGCGGTGTGGTCGGCGCTTCGGAGACGAAGGGCGATTCCGGTGAGGCGGAGGTGATCGTGCTGCTCGATCCCGATCCGCTGCTGCGGAGGTGA
- the trpA gene encoding tryptophan synthase subunit alpha, whose protein sequence is MSRIAQAFERAAAEKRPALITYLCAGDPDLASTPDLIVAIAEAGADVIELGVPFSDPTADGPVIQRASERALRAGATVSGVLDAVRAARARTSVPILLFGYYNPLAARGEAKVVREAKDAGADGFLVVDLPPEEAPPLRDHVVALGLDWVPLVAPTSTPARVARAAEVATSFVYVISVAGVTGAGHADLEVAAKRAADVRTATGRKVALGFGIKTADDARRAAPHVDGIVVGSALVTAIAEGGVASASQLVRSLRGALG, encoded by the coding sequence ATGTCGCGCATCGCCCAGGCATTCGAGCGTGCTGCCGCGGAGAAGCGGCCCGCGCTGATCACGTACCTCTGTGCCGGCGATCCCGACCTCGCGTCCACGCCCGATCTGATCGTCGCGATCGCCGAGGCGGGCGCCGACGTGATCGAGCTCGGCGTGCCGTTCAGCGATCCCACCGCCGATGGTCCGGTCATCCAGCGCGCGAGCGAGCGCGCGCTGCGCGCGGGCGCGACGGTCTCGGGCGTGCTCGACGCGGTGCGTGCCGCGCGTGCCCGCACCAGCGTGCCGATCCTGCTCTTCGGGTACTACAACCCGCTCGCGGCGCGCGGCGAGGCGAAGGTCGTGCGCGAGGCGAAGGACGCGGGCGCCGACGGATTCCTCGTCGTCGATCTGCCGCCCGAAGAGGCGCCGCCGCTGCGCGATCACGTGGTCGCGCTCGGGCTCGACTGGGTGCCGCTGGTCGCGCCGACCAGCACGCCCGCGCGCGTCGCGCGTGCCGCCGAGGTCGCGACGTCGTTCGTGTACGTCATCTCGGTCGCGGGCGTGACCGGCGCAGGGCACGCGGACCTCGAGGTCGCGGCGAAGCGCGCGGCCGACGTGCGCACCGCGACGGGCCGCAAGGTCGCGCTCGGGTTCGGCATCAAGACCGCCGACGACGCGCGCCGCGCCGCGCCCCACGTCGACGGCATCGTGGTCGGCAGCGCGCTCGTCACCGCGATCGCCGAAGGCGGCGTCGCCAGCGCGAGCCAGCTCGTGCGCTCGCTGCGCGGCGCGCTGGGCTGA
- a CDS encoding GAF domain-containing protein, protein MSEDERERRTSEHPADLTREREAFVRQFLRKGVEVTESLLEENREVREQLSRVRDENARLRAQVASDDAIRDLLRKIEQLEAERKALLAKSDELDERTKQSEVRTFEIEQELHDLANLYIASSHLHATLSVRGVVKHLSELLQQLMGGERYAIFLMERGGERAWPLLSENLGNLGSIVVGEGPIGIAMMTGVPRIRDDEPLPPGTLEEPLAIVPMMVRGVCVGVIVVVSVLAQKERWAAVDHALFDFLGSHGGTALIAANQYASQSDPRTALDGIERHLSAPHVGQSSAPPAGE, encoded by the coding sequence ATGAGCGAGGACGAACGGGAGCGACGAACGAGCGAGCACCCCGCGGATCTGACGCGGGAGCGCGAGGCGTTCGTGCGGCAGTTCCTGCGAAAGGGCGTGGAAGTCACGGAGTCTCTGCTCGAAGAGAACCGTGAGGTCCGCGAGCAGCTGTCGCGTGTGCGCGACGAGAACGCGCGGCTCCGTGCGCAGGTCGCGAGCGACGACGCGATCCGCGATCTACTGCGGAAGATCGAGCAGCTCGAGGCCGAGCGGAAGGCGCTGCTCGCCAAGAGCGACGAGCTCGACGAGCGCACGAAGCAGAGCGAGGTACGCACCTTCGAGATCGAGCAGGAGCTCCACGATCTCGCGAACCTCTACATCGCGAGCAGCCACCTCCACGCGACGCTCTCGGTGCGCGGCGTGGTGAAGCACCTCTCGGAGCTGCTCCAGCAGCTCATGGGCGGCGAGCGCTACGCGATCTTCCTGATGGAGCGCGGCGGCGAGCGCGCGTGGCCGCTCCTGAGCGAGAACCTCGGCAATCTCGGGTCGATCGTCGTCGGCGAGGGCCCGATCGGCATCGCGATGATGACCGGCGTGCCCCGCATCCGCGACGACGAGCCGCTGCCGCCGGGGACGCTGGAGGAGCCGCTCGCGATCGTGCCGATGATGGTGCGAGGCGTGTGTGTCGGCGTGATCGTCGTGGTCTCGGTGCTCGCGCAGAAGGAGCGCTGGGCCGCGGTGGATCACGCGCTCTTCGACTTCCTGGGCTCGCACGGTGGCACCGCGCTCATCGCGGCGAACCAGTACGCCAGCCAGTCCGATCCCCGGACCGCGCTGGATGGAATCGAGCGGCACCTCTCGGCGCCGCACGTCGGGCAGTCCTCGGCGCCGCCCGCGGGTGAGTGA
- a CDS encoding chemotaxis protein CheW, producing MAREVRRRGSDRDKNLVGFLIGDVHYAVDIQRVKEIIRPLPLVSLPHPPPAVVGVADHRGEVVPVLDVRRRFGLAAATESRRTKWLLVTLPGRTVGLVVDAVTEVFAAGEEDQRAVPSIGMGDQARGIVAVFGHRGTLVFVLDVDRIGAAAELVDVEGAMEMRGRA from the coding sequence GTGGCGCGCGAAGTGCGACGCAGGGGAAGCGATCGCGACAAGAACCTCGTCGGGTTCTTGATCGGCGACGTGCACTACGCGGTCGACATCCAGCGCGTGAAGGAGATCATCCGCCCGCTGCCGCTGGTCTCGCTGCCGCATCCGCCGCCCGCCGTGGTCGGCGTCGCGGATCATCGCGGCGAGGTGGTGCCGGTGCTCGACGTGCGCCGTCGCTTCGGGCTCGCCGCGGCCACCGAGTCGCGCCGCACGAAGTGGCTGCTGGTGACGCTGCCGGGACGCACCGTCGGGCTCGTCGTCGACGCGGTCACGGAAGTGTTCGCGGCGGGCGAGGAGGACCAGCGCGCGGTGCCTTCGATCGGCATGGGCGATCAGGCGCGCGGCATCGTCGCCGTGTTCGGTCATCGCGGCACGCTGGTGTTCGTGCTCGACGTCGATCGCATCGGCGCTGCGGCCGAGCTCGTCGACGTCGAGGGCGCGATGGAGATGCGAGGTCGGGCATGA
- a CDS encoding DUF2314 domain-containing protein, with amino-acid sequence MPTIPVDPLLRNLFAIYLGPGAPPDARSLRAHVEQELGSLAEPIGGIARMLIARPELLTVDVQPARALPAPPLEMMRYLGTGEDEIARIARSSHAAIVAVTLPILPGFPGSALALAGARSVASLHEGVILDVDRRRALPSSDVDRAIDAQPRFVATRDLILPVSRGTDGLGWMTTLGMPSYGLPNLSMRAITPGTERPVLQLVNAVAQAIVESLEREAIDKRGKLERVALGDAITVDQGHLARARGKGTPNDRGRGATVGLRLAPAGQHEPFLELVAPPGVRDDVWAVRALDVLLGAPKTMGGAYDADAMEAAHREAVATLPRARERFAAGLDVHEALYVKHGFDDRKGGREYMWIAVTSWRGDRIEGRLANHSTNRIDLRAGVSVTIAEGDVYDWMLAGAGGVIEGGFTSKVSGG; translated from the coding sequence ATGCCGACGATCCCGGTCGATCCGCTGCTGCGGAATCTCTTCGCGATCTACCTCGGGCCCGGCGCTCCACCCGACGCGCGCTCGCTGCGCGCGCACGTCGAGCAGGAGCTCGGCTCGCTCGCCGAGCCGATCGGCGGCATCGCGCGGATGTTGATCGCACGGCCCGAGCTCTTGACCGTCGACGTGCAGCCCGCGCGCGCACTGCCCGCGCCGCCGCTCGAGATGATGCGCTACCTCGGCACCGGCGAGGACGAGATCGCGCGCATCGCGCGCTCGTCGCACGCCGCGATCGTCGCGGTGACGCTGCCGATCCTCCCGGGCTTTCCGGGATCGGCGCTCGCGCTCGCGGGCGCGCGCTCGGTCGCGAGCCTGCACGAGGGTGTGATCCTCGACGTCGATCGCCGTCGCGCGCTGCCCTCGAGCGACGTCGATCGCGCGATCGACGCGCAGCCGCGCTTCGTGGCGACGCGCGATCTGATCCTGCCGGTCTCGCGCGGCACCGACGGGCTCGGCTGGATGACGACGCTCGGCATGCCCTCGTACGGCCTGCCCAACCTCTCGATGCGCGCGATCACACCGGGCACCGAGCGCCCCGTGCTGCAGCTCGTGAACGCGGTCGCGCAGGCGATCGTGGAGTCGCTCGAGCGCGAGGCGATCGACAAGCGCGGCAAGCTCGAGCGCGTCGCGCTCGGCGATGCGATCACCGTCGATCAGGGGCACCTCGCGCGAGCGCGCGGCAAGGGGACGCCGAACGATCGCGGGCGCGGCGCAACGGTCGGACTGCGGCTCGCGCCCGCGGGGCAGCACGAGCCCTTCCTCGAGCTGGTCGCGCCGCCCGGCGTGCGCGACGACGTGTGGGCGGTGCGCGCGCTCGACGTGCTGCTCGGCGCGCCGAAGACGATGGGCGGCGCGTACGACGCCGATGCGATGGAGGCGGCGCATCGCGAGGCGGTCGCGACGTTGCCGCGCGCGAGAGAGCGATTCGCCGCCGGCCTCGACGTGCACGAGGCGCTCTACGTGAAGCACGGCTTCGACGACCGGAAGGGCGGCCGCGAGTACATGTGGATCGCGGTCACGTCGTGGCGTGGTGATCGCATCGAGGGCCGCCTCGCGAACCACTCGACGAACCGCATCGACCTGCGCGCGGGCGTGAGCGTGACGATCGCGGAGGGCGACGTGTACGACTGGATGCTCGCGGGTGCGGGCGGCGTCATCGAGGGAGGCTTCACGAGCAAGGTGAGCGGGGGCTGA
- a CDS encoding DUF2330 domain-containing protein, with protein MLRRLFVATAVCAALTPLFVPDVARACGGCFHPPEGNPSPVTGHRMAIALGTTQTTLWDQIAYEGDPADFVWVLPIAGTSTVEIAENAFFESLVAHTTITLVAPPPPRVSCDDPCGDSFFASSDAAPGRELGGDGSVTVHHEGVVGPYATATIGSEDPDALVTWLRDNRYQVPDAMLPTITHYVDLGMNFVVLRLSPSANVQRMVPVRVTVPGLSTTFPLRMVAAGVEVSVELELFVFAESRIEAANFGNAEVDRAAVSFDWATLTFDYDARYEDALFAGEGVGTNWVTEYATIAPTSIGTYQSFPPDGSATTSAAADWAVVTRSVSEPYLTRMRTRLPVSELGVDLQLRMSDREDLAETRVMVTRERNRADEPECPTFCAHPGIGPGTSGRGRGDGLRCSTSMPGAGARGLIALAIVGAAAIALRRRRA; from the coding sequence ATGCTCCGACGGCTCTTCGTCGCGACCGCCGTGTGCGCCGCGCTGACACCGCTCTTCGTGCCGGACGTCGCGCGTGCGTGCGGCGGCTGCTTCCATCCTCCCGAGGGCAATCCATCGCCGGTCACCGGGCATCGCATGGCGATCGCGCTCGGGACCACGCAGACGACGCTCTGGGATCAGATCGCGTACGAGGGCGACCCCGCGGACTTCGTGTGGGTCCTCCCGATCGCCGGCACGTCGACGGTCGAGATCGCGGAGAACGCGTTCTTCGAGTCGCTCGTCGCGCACACCACGATCACGCTCGTCGCGCCTCCGCCGCCGCGCGTCTCGTGCGACGACCCGTGCGGGGACTCGTTCTTCGCGTCGTCCGACGCCGCGCCGGGACGCGAGCTCGGCGGCGACGGCTCGGTCACCGTGCACCACGAAGGCGTCGTCGGTCCCTACGCGACCGCGACCATCGGCTCGGAAGACCCCGACGCGCTCGTGACGTGGCTGCGCGACAACCGCTACCAGGTCCCCGACGCGATGCTGCCGACGATCACGCACTACGTCGATCTCGGCATGAACTTCGTCGTGCTGCGCCTGAGCCCGAGCGCGAACGTGCAGCGCATGGTGCCGGTGCGCGTGACCGTGCCCGGCCTCTCGACGACGTTCCCGCTGCGCATGGTGGCGGCGGGCGTCGAGGTGTCGGTCGAGCTCGAGCTCTTCGTGTTCGCGGAGAGCCGCATCGAGGCGGCGAACTTCGGCAACGCCGAGGTCGATCGCGCGGCGGTCTCGTTCGACTGGGCGACGCTCACGTTCGACTACGACGCGCGCTACGAGGACGCGCTCTTCGCGGGCGAGGGTGTCGGCACGAATTGGGTGACCGAGTACGCGACGATCGCGCCGACGTCGATCGGCACGTACCAGAGCTTTCCTCCCGACGGCAGTGCGACGACGAGCGCCGCCGCGGACTGGGCGGTGGTCACGCGCTCGGTGTCCGAGCCGTACCTCACGCGCATGCGCACGCGCCTGCCGGTGAGCGAGCTCGGCGTCGACCTGCAGCTGCGCATGTCGGATCGCGAGGACCTCGCGGAGACGCGCGTGATGGTCACGCGCGAGCGGAACCGAGCCGACGAGCCCGAGTGCCCGACGTTCTGCGCGCATCCCGGCATCGGTCCCGGCACGAGCGGTCGGGGGCGCGGCGATGGGCTGCGCTGCAGCACGAGCATGCCCGGCGCCGGCGCGCGTGGGTTGATCGCGCTCGCGATCGTCGGTGCCGCCGCGATCGCGCTGCGCAGGCGTCGCGCGTGA
- a CDS encoding phosphoribosylanthranilate isomerase, with the protein MTAIKICGITRLEDAEHALSLGVDAIGLNFWPRSKRRVDHAVAREIVRRAKDRARVVAIVVDATRAEIADVRESTGIRWVQLHGDEDATFTRALLPWAYQAVRARGDEGFRIAMAAPGIEVLLDASVPGEKGGTGMMADWSLAARVARARPLWLAGGLTAENVAEGIRVVRPMGVDSASGVERAPGVKDPAKVEAFVRAVRNASR; encoded by the coding sequence ATGACGGCGATCAAGATCTGCGGGATCACTCGGCTCGAGGACGCGGAGCACGCGCTCTCGCTCGGCGTCGACGCGATCGGGCTCAACTTCTGGCCGCGTAGCAAGCGGCGCGTGGACCACGCGGTCGCGCGCGAGATCGTGCGGCGCGCGAAGGATCGTGCGCGGGTGGTCGCGATCGTGGTGGACGCGACGCGCGCGGAGATCGCCGACGTTCGCGAGTCGACCGGCATCCGCTGGGTGCAGCTGCACGGCGACGAGGACGCGACGTTCACGCGCGCGCTGCTCCCGTGGGCGTACCAGGCGGTCCGGGCACGCGGCGACGAGGGCTTCCGCATCGCGATGGCCGCGCCGGGGATCGAGGTGCTGCTCGACGCGAGCGTGCCGGGCGAGAAGGGCGGCACGGGCATGATGGCGGACTGGTCGCTCGCAGCGCGTGTCGCGCGGGCGCGGCCGCTCTGGCTCGCCGGCGGGCTCACGGCGGAGAACGTGGCCGAGGGGATCCGCGTGGTGCGGCCGATGGGCGTCGACTCCGCGAGCGGCGTGGAGCGCGCGCCGGGCGTGAAGGACCCCGCGAAGGTCGAAGCGTTCGTGCGCGCGGTGCGCAACGCGTCGCGCTGA
- a CDS encoding HEAT repeat domain-containing protein — protein MTSAPPPQSRWDDESEAAEARRLAARALGERPGADAPERLMAALADPDWRVRKEAASAAVALAGDVRVIERLSDALLQPDEVGLRNAAIEAFVRIGPRAASALLDALERATATARKFVVAAMAGAGEQVVPALARLAGDPDPNTATVALESLARIGGEGAEDALRKQLEASDWVVRLAALEGLAALGARAPVSLLAPMVTDPLVRRFALRLLGRSRDPDAVAPLIATLSTATGLAEVAEIALALIALHDADERAAASIARSARRLSGADRALLRQPIATETVSTEEHLPAQRAAAMLSLLARDVQALPAIAALAARAELGPAALAALRAFGAEAVRPLLSIAPALDPPARAWSLEAAAELATMPLDPTDDDRTPDPELGREVHAALRDALEARDEVVVQAAARALSIWAEPGDAPALVKLGSTRGGAVARATSTALEALSHSAPHSVEIALDDASPDRADAWSEAVAALPPEVALEKLRAAIASGEAPARRAALLALDRVDSAEAAEVASMALADEDVDVQVAAVSVLARMRHVSARAIAAATLPVALRDESPAVRAAAARAIGALGDPEVRGRLRDLLRDPGPGVALAALSSLRALGGAEPASEPDLEELLVDVLGHPDEEVVKEGLRVVAEKIRDRREARLAIGLSHPAWDVRRLAAALLGAIGSEGALTHLHARRAIETDDLVRAAIDDALDPAKNGGAGA, from the coding sequence ATGACCAGCGCGCCGCCTCCGCAGTCGCGATGGGACGACGAGAGCGAGGCCGCCGAGGCGCGGCGGCTCGCGGCGCGCGCGCTCGGTGAGCGTCCGGGCGCCGATGCGCCCGAGCGTCTGATGGCGGCGCTCGCCGACCCGGACTGGCGCGTGCGCAAGGAGGCGGCGAGCGCGGCGGTCGCGCTCGCGGGCGACGTGCGTGTGATCGAGCGACTCTCGGACGCGCTGCTCCAGCCCGACGAGGTCGGCCTGCGCAACGCGGCGATCGAGGCGTTCGTGCGCATCGGTCCGCGCGCGGCGTCCGCGCTGCTCGATGCGCTGGAGCGCGCGACCGCGACGGCGCGCAAGTTCGTCGTCGCCGCGATGGCGGGCGCGGGCGAGCAGGTCGTGCCTGCGCTCGCGCGGCTCGCGGGCGATCCCGATCCGAACACCGCGACCGTCGCGCTCGAGTCGCTCGCGCGCATCGGCGGGGAGGGCGCGGAGGACGCGCTGCGCAAGCAGCTCGAGGCGAGCGACTGGGTCGTGCGCCTCGCCGCGCTCGAGGGGCTCGCCGCGCTCGGTGCGCGCGCGCCGGTCTCGCTGCTCGCACCGATGGTGACCGATCCGCTGGTGCGCCGCTTCGCGCTGCGCCTGCTCGGCCGCAGCCGCGATCCCGACGCGGTCGCGCCGCTGATCGCGACGCTCTCGACCGCGACCGGGCTCGCCGAGGTCGCCGAGATCGCGCTCGCGTTGATCGCGCTCCACGATGCCGACGAGCGTGCGGCCGCGTCGATCGCGCGCTCCGCGCGCCGGCTCTCGGGCGCGGATCGCGCGCTGCTGCGCCAGCCGATCGCGACCGAGACCGTGAGCACCGAGGAGCATCTTCCGGCACAGCGCGCCGCGGCGATGCTCTCGCTGCTCGCGCGCGACGTGCAGGCACTGCCGGCGATCGCGGCGCTCGCGGCGCGCGCCGAGCTCGGCCCCGCGGCGCTCGCTGCGCTCCGCGCGTTCGGTGCGGAAGCGGTGCGCCCGCTGCTCTCGATCGCGCCCGCGCTCGATCCGCCCGCCCGCGCGTGGTCGCTCGAGGCCGCGGCCGAGCTCGCGACGATGCCGCTCGACCCCACGGACGACGATCGCACGCCCGATCCCGAGCTCGGCCGCGAGGTGCACGCCGCGCTGCGCGACGCGCTCGAGGCGCGCGACGAGGTCGTGGTGCAGGCCGCTGCGCGCGCCCTCTCGATCTGGGCCGAGCCCGGAGATGCGCCCGCGCTCGTGAAGCTCGGCTCGACGCGTGGTGGTGCGGTCGCGCGCGCGACGAGCACCGCGCTCGAGGCGCTCTCGCACTCGGCCCCGCACTCGGTCGAGATCGCGCTCGACGACGCGTCGCCCGATCGCGCGGATGCGTGGTCCGAAGCGGTCGCCGCCCTCCCGCCCGAGGTCGCGCTCGAGAAGCTGCGCGCTGCGATCGCGTCGGGCGAGGCACCGGCGCGCCGCGCCGCGCTGCTCGCGCTCGATCGGGTCGACTCCGCCGAGGCCGCCGAGGTCGCGTCGATGGCGCTCGCCGACGAAGACGTCGACGTGCAGGTCGCTGCCGTGTCGGTGCTCGCGCGGATGCGCCACGTGTCGGCCCGCGCGATCGCCGCGGCGACGTTGCCCGTCGCGCTGCGCGACGAGAGCCCTGCGGTGCGCGCCGCCGCGGCCCGCGCGATCGGTGCGCTCGGTGATCCCGAGGTGCGCGGCCGCCTGCGCGATCTGCTGCGCGATCCCGGCCCGGGCGTCGCGCTCGCCGCGCTCTCCTCGCTGCGTGCGCTCGGTGGCGCGGAGCCCGCGAGCGAGCCCGATCTCGAGGAGCTCCTCGTCGACGTGCTCGGACATCCCGACGAAGAAGTCGTGAAGGAAGGCCTGCGCGTCGTCGCCGAGAAGATCCGCGACCGCCGCGAGGCGCGCCTCGCAATCGGCCTCTCGCACCCCGCGTGGGACGTGCGCCGCCTCGCCGCCGCGCTGCTCGGCGCCATCGGCAGCGAGGGCGCGCTCACGCACCTGCACGCGCGCCGCGCGATCGAGACCGACGATCTCGTGCGCGCCGCGATCGACGACGCGCTCGATCCCGCGAAGAACGGAGGCGCGGGGGCCTAG
- the cheB gene encoding chemotaxis-specific protein-glutamate methyltransferase CheB, with protein sequence MTAEGRALRVLVVDDSAFNRRTIGDLLAAIPGVDVVGKAADGEEALRLVLQLKPDLVTLDLEMPKMDGFTFLRLVMARQPTPILVVSGRGAKADVFKALELGALDFIVKPSPTVSTELGTIRRELEEKVAMVRMLRPLDHGAIQQHARDSTATALIRLPRADGARPAPEDPTPRRVVVIGSSTGGPPALVEVFSRLPSDFASSVVIAQHMPERFTKTFADRLERLGGIRVAELEEREPLRAGRALVCPGGRCVEVQHKAGTTYAQALAPAQDDRYVPSVDRLFKSAANVYGPRCIGVILTGMGDDGTRGAEAIKKAGGTVLAESQETAAIWGMPGSAERAGVVDRSVPLHGIADAIMRACGERRGA encoded by the coding sequence ATGACCGCGGAAGGTCGCGCGCTGCGCGTGCTCGTGGTCGACGACAGCGCGTTCAACCGGCGCACGATCGGCGATCTGCTCGCTGCGATCCCGGGCGTCGACGTGGTGGGCAAGGCCGCGGACGGCGAAGAGGCGCTCCGCCTCGTGCTCCAGCTCAAGCCGGATCTCGTCACGCTCGATCTCGAGATGCCGAAGATGGACGGCTTCACGTTCCTGCGCCTCGTGATGGCGCGGCAGCCCACGCCGATCCTCGTGGTCTCGGGGCGCGGCGCGAAGGCCGACGTGTTCAAGGCGCTCGAGCTCGGCGCGCTCGACTTCATCGTGAAGCCGAGCCCGACCGTCTCGACCGAGCTCGGCACGATCCGCCGCGAGCTCGAAGAGAAGGTCGCGATGGTGCGGATGCTGCGGCCGCTCGATCACGGAGCGATCCAGCAGCACGCACGCGACAGCACCGCGACCGCGCTCATCCGCCTGCCGCGCGCCGACGGTGCGCGCCCCGCGCCCGAAGATCCGACGCCCCGGCGCGTCGTCGTGATCGGCTCGTCGACCGGCGGACCGCCCGCGCTGGTCGAGGTGTTCTCGCGGCTCCCGAGCGACTTCGCGAGCTCGGTCGTGATCGCGCAGCACATGCCCGAGCGGTTCACCAAGACGTTCGCGGATCGCCTCGAGCGCCTCGGCGGGATCCGTGTCGCGGAGCTCGAGGAGCGCGAGCCGCTGCGCGCCGGTCGTGCGCTGGTCTGCCCCGGCGGTCGCTGCGTCGAGGTCCAGCACAAGGCGGGCACCACCTACGCGCAGGCGCTCGCGCCCGCGCAGGACGATCGCTACGTGCCGAGCGTCGACCGCCTCTTCAAGAGCGCGGCGAACGTGTACGGGCCGCGCTGCATCGGCGTGATCCTCACCGGCATGGGCGACGACGGCACCCGCGGCGCCGAGGCGATCAAGAAGGCCGGCGGCACCGTGCTCGCGGAGAGCCAGGAGACCGCGGCGATCTGGGGCATGCCGGGCTCGGCGGAGCGCGCCGGTGTCGTCGATCGCAGCGTGCCGCTGCACGGGATCGCCGACGCGATCATGCGCGCATGTGGGGAGCGACGCGGCGCTTGA